AAAAGCACTTGACAGTTTTGTTTCAGTGTTGTGACTCATTTGAGAAATGCGACAAGAGcagagggacaaaaaaaaagtagtggaaTAATAGACATAAATATATGTGAAGAATTTGCAAAGGTGTGTTCAGGAAGCTGGTCACACCTCAATCAACATTCACCTTTGACGGGCCCCAATTTCACCACCCGTCCCCCGAGCCTCCCTCACCGATAGGAAGAGAGAAGCGGGCCAGGGCAGGCTCTGATTGGCCGCCGGCATCCAGCCTGTTGCTGGGCTGTTTCCATGGAGATGACTATCAGCCTTTTCGctctcctcgtcctcctcctttTTCAGTGAGGATTGTGCTGCTTGGTGGAAACCACGTCTGCAAGGAATTCCGGCGTCGTGGGAGCCGTCGTAAAAATAAACGAGGACGCTGGGATTAAATAGCAACATGGGAGAGATTCTTCacacaaatgtgacatttccCATATAGCTTGGCCAAATgcataacaaaacacaaatgtaaTCACAATTGGACCGCTGAGAACTGGGTTGGGGTgagtcttgaaaccctaactcttgAGACCTGAACCCAGCAGGCCTCAAACTGGCTGGCGTCCAAAAGTGTccgtaaaattattattattttattttttttacaggagagctcagtattgttcattcgatttgacatcatcattgctctcctttttttctttcttttttttttaaaaaaaatccaacaaatcaattaaaaaaaatttaatgttttttttttttaaatacatatacatatatatatacacatatacacatatatatatatatatatatatatatatatatatatataccctttttttgtatgtgggtgagtatgtgtatgtgcgtgtgtgtgtgtgtgtgtgcgtgcgtgcgtgcgagcgtgtgtgtattcatcagttcacctaaagcccattaaaaaaaaatcccatactaataatataatataataataaattgccagatgcagaaacatcaatgtaagttatcacgatgtagtggctctcgctaacagacagaattaagtaaccggaattaggttaaaaaattctatatacgtagaccatgtttctataaattttgatatttggtttttatttgaggcagatattttttccattaaaatgtgatttatgaggaggttagaccattggtcgatattcagagtttgtttatttttccagttaacaagaattgtttttttagcgatagtaagggctacaagtgtagattgaaattgtttatgtgtcCGTAAAATTCTTCTGCGGCGGGAATGTCCTTCACGTGAATGAGTCCATACAGTTTGTGTGGTCAACCGCGTACGAATGTTCTCATTgagaaacacacgcacacacaaatagacAACAGAATTGGCTTTATTTGTGAAAAGTACTCAAATACAAGGAGTTTCTAAAGGCAAGTGAATATTTAGCATCACATCTAGTCAAAAGTGCATAAAGTGAAATAAAAGAGGGGGTTCATTGCTACAGTATATCGGGTTGTTTGCAGTTTAGAATTACCGGCGtagcatctatgctaatttctgctcATCTAGCCAATTAGCATgaaatgttagcattaagctagctcgATGATTTTGGTGAACACAATGGTGTTTAatttaattctcttttgttttatgggCCAGTTTTACAGTGAACTTCAGTTAGGAGTGAGAAATAGAAAGCTTGGGAGTGACAACAAGCGCTGAggaatactttaaaaagtgttGTAATCGTTTTTTATAGTGTTTAAACCATGTAGGAGTTTTATTGGATCTTTATATTGAAGACTTTCTCCTTATGGTTATGGAATCCTGCGACTGTATGTGTGCttgttaattgtaaaaaaaaaaaaaaaaaaattccttcccGCTAACAATCCTTCAAAAACCTCCCCGATCGCCCTCATCCTCCAGCACTCTCGACTTTCTCTCTCAATCATGGCATCCATCGTTACAATCTGCCGTTCAGAGGTCGGCGCGCTGGTCCAGATGCATCCTGACCACCATCTGTACGGCACTGTAGAGACTCACGCAGGAGCCGGCTGCCGCCATGGCCGCGGCCAAGGGGTTGGCCAGGCTGCTTGGAGGCTGCATGCGGACCTCGCCGGACATCTGCCGCTGCAGACGAGACACAAtagagcaggggggggggggggggacgacacatgtaaacaaacaacttcACAAAACTCACGTGTATACATTCTTGATCCTCTGTGAAGATCGACTAAAGCTCATACAGTACCTTGGCTTCATGAATTAGTAAAAGCCGAACATTCTCCGAATTAACTATTTTAGCTTCGTCTTTAGGGGCTTACATAACACAATTTCATGTCCTCATATGAGCtgaaagaacattttaaaagaataaaaggAACTGATGCACCAACCTGAAGGAGGCGGAAGTAACCTGGGGTCAGTCTTCCCAGTCTGATGATCATTTCTGCTGTTGGACACCTTTCAGAGAGGGGTCATCAGCGATTGCAGCttttcaacatcaacacaaattCATGCACTTTGAGCCTTTCCACGACGACAAAACCCAACTTAATTTTTTAGCAAACTGTTCAAAAGAGCCCCAAATTGTACCTTAGTCGGTCGTAGAACCTCAGCAGTGGATCCAAACAGTCTGCCAGCTCGCCCCCGTCTTCAGCCTGAAGGAGGCTTTTATACTGCGACCTGTCCCGTCTCGCATGGATGCACGCGTGAAGGAACATGTGTGTTAATGCACTGCGGTGACTTATGTAAGTCCGCGCCATTCCCATTCCCCTTGAACGCACCACAACAAGTGTCCTAATGGGTACCATGAGAGTGTCAAAGAGGTGAAAATGCGTCACTTTTCAGGCTCTTGGGACATTTTTATTGAGAACGAGGGCAAGCTTGGATTGTGATGTTACACAAGAAAAATGCTCGTCTTTGGAGACATTTGTCTTAGTAggttaacaccttagctgttcataatgggaacGCCTGCaaacctctggccaatagttttccgATTGGATCCGAGTtcgaatttttctttttttttttttctttttacataccACTAGAAAGAGCCTGTGTACCCCACTATGTGAATCCCTGGTATATAGTATCCATttatttgagtatttatttcTCTTGTAGGAAATGCAACATAGTTTGGGAAATCGAAACGCAAAGTTTTTTTGggtcacaaataaaaatgaagatggCAGAAAtggcatttataaaaaaaaaaaaaagaggagcttGGTCTCCGTTTAGTCTTTTACAGGGACCGTGTTGAAGTAGCGCGGCTCCCGCGGGGCGAGCAAGACTTCCTCGTGCGCTGCCGCCATCACAGGAGTTTGGACCACCTTTAAGTTGACGCTGCCACGGCCGTCGCTATCCGTGTCCACCATCAGCTTCCCGATAAAGACCTgcgacaaacaacaacaaaaacatgagaaAATGCCCGCTAAAGAACGCCATGTTTGTCATTTAGAAGTTTCTGCTGCTATCTTAATTCATTTTGGTGAAAGTTGTTTAGCGAAAGAAAGTAGAAACAACAGTTATAGACTTGAATTGAGGTTCAATCTCACTGGACCCTTCATTAGGGGCCCTTGGAATCAGGACAGGgaaatatttgttcaaaaataataattccgcctcaataataataataaagaaaagtcTCTCCTCAGAAAAGATGTAATATAGCAGGTGAAGACTATTTCTGTTTTGGCGTCAGACCTCTTCGTGACGCTGTGCCACATCCTCTTCCGTTGGTTCAGTCCTGATGGTCTCCATGTGCTTCTCCCTCTTTTCTTTGATTTCCTTCAAGTGAGAAGAATAAAACTTTCTAGGAGGAAAAGCTTTTCAGAGTGGGACGAAGGAGAATCGGtgaaggacaaaaaaacaaccttgaGGATGTCGTAGTTGGACGTCTTGGAGACAAAGTTGCTCCACGACTTGGCTGTGAGCTGACGTTGCTTCCAGTGAGActtcatctgcaaaaaaaaaaaacaggaaaaaaaaactaaaatctatTGAATATACATGGCGACGGTGTTCAAAACTCAGTAGGCTGCAGTAAAGTTAGTTGCTGACGATGTTGAATGCTCTCACCTCTTCGTACATGAGTTCTTCTTCCTTGTTGGCTTCTTGGGCATGTTGCCGCAAGATTTCTTCCTGCTCGGCGACCACCTCCTCGGCCGTGCGCTGCGACATCTGCCGGGCAATGCGCAGAGTCTCCTGGTCCGGCGTGACGGGCCGAACGCCCTCCAGGCTCAGCTCACGGCTGATCTCGTCCCACACCTCGCTCACCTGCGTCACGTCATCAAATACTTTTTGGGGTGCTTCCAACCAAACTGTCCGACTTGCTGTTCAATTTGAGGTGTGGgttcttaagacttttttgtgtgtcctgtTATGAAACACGCGCCCATTTAATTTTGTGGTGATTGGTGAAACTTTTGCTTGGGcgtgatttttttcaaactttttttaggGGGCACTGTTGAGTGACCTTTGGGGTGTCGTCTTTGGGACTCTTGCAACTAAAAAAATGTCACCAGGTCCATGGTTTTGCCAAAAATGGTGCATTTTCAGGCATGTTGATGCCCCCAAAAAGGGGAGTCATTTGTCAGAAGAAGAATTCCAAAGCTGTTTTGTTCTTACCTTGAAATCAAGGTACCTTTTGACGATACTCAAGGTCACTCTATCTTTTACGGACAATCCCGGAAGATCCTCAAAACCTGCACAAGATCAATCACAATTATATAGACCACTAGGGTTGCAGgtatgctggagcctatcacagcCCCACCCTGGACTGGCCGCCAgcctcattttgtatttgcgtGTTTGATTTGTTTGCCCCGTGTCCAGTTTACCAATTCTGCAGAAGATCAAGTAAATCTTGGCTAGCAGGTTCTCTTGCATCTCCAGCACGGCGGCGCTCGCAGTGTCCAGGGTCGACATCAGCTCTGCGTCGTCCACCTTCCGATGAGCCAGGATGGGCTGCTTAGGATCTTTGTGTAGGATAGAAAAATGTGTcacgtgtttgtgtgttctTCAGAGCCGCCAACTCAAACAAACCTGTGATCCCGCCGTGATGGTTCCGGCTGACTCCCAACTCCTCTTCCTCACGTCGCCACAGTCGCAGCAGGAGACTCGGGGCCGTCCGGCCACCGCCGTCGCTCCAGCTCAGGATGTGAGGAATTGTGTTCTGGTTGTCGCACAGCTCCAACAGGGTGGCCAGGACCACACTGTGGACACACTTGGGACTCGACTGAAAGAAAAATGAGGGCAGAGGTTAAAAATGTCTCCCCTTTAAGGAGTTTCTAGACCCCAAAATTTTAAGAACCCCCAAAAACCAGAGGTTGGCACGTCCGTCAATTGTCAATTCCCGccaatgacgatgcccaccttttggtTCTTGTACAATGACGCAAAGCATTGAGAAATTACACAGACTGAAGCAGGATTACTTCAGTCGATCGCGGTGAGTGCACACGGTCTTTCTCATTCTGTGTATTTTTGTCAGACTTCGCATCATCAAGCAtttgctgaaagtgctgaaacactcgccaaaaggtgggcatcgtcattgacggAAATTGACGATCGATGgacgtgcccacctctgccGAAAACACTCCTTGGATgtcattaaggtttgggttacTTACACTGAGTAGGtccaataaaaccaaaacaCCATCTTGGGCAAGGAAGAAATCCTCTGTCGGGCAGCAGCCTACAATACAGGTGCTAACAAAGGAATCACAAATTAACCATTTCTATTGAATTCACTTTAAGTCAAACTTCGCTAGTCCTACTAAAACCCCACTTACCCTCAACCCTAACCGTAACTATAGTAACCCAAATTCAGATGGCACAAACAACATTTCTTCAAGAGTGAGCGCTAGTCATGATCAGCAACAGAGTGAAAACCGTTAGCTTTAGCTGCACttaccgcacacacatcaaGGTTGCGAGCAGGAGCTTGTTGTGTCCCAGGCCACTGTAGAACATGCCGGCACCTCTCTTCAGGAAATGCACCGTCATCCCCACGCCCTCGGACCCAAACAGCTCCTGACATGAGAACGCCATACTTTTCTGGGTTTTCAAACTTGAACTTGCCGCCATTACCTTTCTGTGCATGTCACTCTCACACAGAGCTGAGAGGATGACCTGCATGTCGGACTTCATCTCGACAGTAAACGCATCCTCGTCGCCGGGGCTCGACTCCATCTGCATCAGAAGCCCTGATTGGAGTTAACGCATGAGTCGGAGAGCGTTTTCGGTGAGGGATTAAATGTACTAGAACAGAGATTCTAACTGCACTAAGCACAACCATCGACCAAACCATGGCCCAAATACCTGCTAACCCTAGTAATTCCAAACCCTACTTAAATGAATTCCAGTAACCCAAACTTTACTAATCCTAAACCCTAACTCCTACCCCAACCCTAATCATCCGCACAGACCTAGAAACAGTTGTATGGTTCCCTGGTCGCACAGGTCCTGGTTGAGGGTCTTGTCATCCAGCGAGGTGACAGCTCTCATTAGTCTGATGCAGTAGCGCATGTGAGCCTTCTTACTGCCTCGTCCTCCAGTAGCATGGAAGCTGTGACCTTGTCCACAGTAGCCATCTGGAATCAAAAAGCCCGCCGATTCAAGTCAGTCCTTGGGTAAAGCAAGTCAAATACCAAGCCAAAGTCAGGACTTTGGTCATTTTTAGTCAAGCAAGTCCCAAGTCCTAGTCCTTGATTAAAGTCTGACCTCAGTCAAGTCTAGTGACTTGAGTCCCCGGCTTCTGCTTCACTGGCCCTAACCCCGTCCTTGGTGTCTCACCTTGCCTGGCGCACCAGTCCAGCAGGTGCAGCAGGGCCACGTTGCCGTAGCAGGCCATGTAGTGGTCCAGCATCAGCGGGGCCACGGTGGCAAGGACCGCCAGAGCCTGCAGCTGAAGCTCCTCCATCTGGACGTACGACCAGTCACGAGAGCCTGACTTCTCCTCGGAAGGTCCGGCGGGCGGCCTGGCCAGGGTCAGCAGAGCCAGTATCACTTGCTCCTCCTTGAAGATCTACTCCACAATGGGACAACGTCGTTATCATGCCAATAACCACGCGTGTGCTTTGACGTTTACAGAAGCAGGAGCAGCCACCGGGGTGGTCGCCGGGTCTCTGGACATCACAACCAGAAGATTTAACAGCAGCTTCTTCATTTGCAGGTCCTCCATGTTGTAGGTCAGCTTCAGATCGCCCACCAAACTGCTCTTCACTGAGACGGAAGCACGGGAGAGAACGTGTCCGTCAAATCCAAAACGATTCACATGGGACGGGTGAGAATTGGACTTACGCTCGGGAAACGTGCTGAGGGCAACAAGCTGCTTGGCGAAGAggctctcctaaaaaaaaaaagaagtgatatTTGTTTATGCCAAATCAATAATGCTATTGATCCTGAATGACAGACAACTTACCTGTTGTGTACATACAATACATGCTTCTAGTCGGTCTTCTAACCCTACCAAAACTCAAGCTACGAGTCCTACACCCCCTAACCTTATCTTCAGTAAACCTAACTCTATCAAGCCTCCCCCTAATCCTAACCCAGAGAATGACTGCCCTAGATTTACAGTGGTCCTCacccctgatcctcagggaccggtattgatagatattgtaacatttttaatacttaatttcatatattaaccattgttacacattattaacattttaattattcagtATTAACCTTGTCTAAATaatttgtgtcctgtgcagagcaagtggtgttgatttcggtataatttgaccttaaactgggacatactatttagtctaaaaaagttccttctcggcgttttgtgcgaaaacacatttggtacccacacctgactctgttttcgccatcgctcacggaaaagtaccagagagtatgttttgtctacaaatgaaagagaggaggtcttttaactataagaaaccattgtacatgcggaagagctacatttgacgctctgaatcccacctgtttaagtgatgaattagaggctgttatctgtccagagatctctgactgattaaatcatttttgcaaaggtgtatttttcttacattaaatctatcttcatttttggaacacgcaaagaggacaaaataattttattcctctttcagtatccagcctgttttccatgtctcccacagccaacacaggtggagatcgttatcagccttctccagagattgctgattagctgatgatatgaatcacctgtgttgactgtgggaggcatggagaacaggctggatagcggtcctcgaggaccagggttgaggaccactgcccTCGAAGACATCACTTACAATGAGCAGAGCGCAGGAGTTCTCAGCAAAGAGGGTAGCGAGCACCAGCAGATCGTTGCGGATTTGGAGGTCGACATGTCGGGAAGCGTTCAACAGGGCGTGGTTAAAGGCTTCTTTTAGAGATCTACAGGACAGAAAGGGAGAGATAAGACATATAGGATCAAACAGACGAGAGTTATTGGGATTAGGTTTGGTGAATTAAGGGTTAAATTAAGTCGACTTTATTTTGGTAGTTCCAATTCCAATTCACATTAAGCAGGTCTAGAACCAGTGGAGTGACGCAATAGAGAAACACAAGAGTATTAGCGGGCTTCGTGGAGTTGGGGGCTCTTGGATCCGACATACATGGCGCATTCCAAGTTGTTGAGCTGCGCGGCCACTGCAGCTTTGTTGCTACACTCCAGAAGGTTCCAGAGGATTTCCGAGGAGTGGAACAGGATCAGTCCGGACGGGTCTGGCTCGTTCAGGCGCAGACAGACGCTCTCGGCCCCTCGCACGCTCAGCATTAAAGCGCAGTTCATATCTAGGGATGGATGTAGGATAGGATTCGTGACCTGCAGTGATTATaagaagtctacacacccctgttcaaatgcttttgtctgattataattttttatttttatttttttaaagcagaccaagatagctcaaaactttttccaccaataatgtgaagaagaaatttttaacttttacaaaaggggacataaaaataaacaactgagataatATGGTTGCAcatgtgtgcacaccctcttgtaACTGGGGCTGTGTTCTGAATTAACCGATCAAATTCAAACttgtgttaaatgggagtcagcctGCACCATTTCAAGTACCTCTCATTAACCTTGAATATAGTTCGGCAGTTCTAGAAGGCTTTTCCTGCCCCTTTTTTACTTTCTACCAGAAACCCGAAGGTTTTGTGTTAGCACTGACTGccatttcaaaatgttcataatttCCTCAAGCATTTCAACACGggtgtctcattttttttatatcacaaaagcTGGCATTTCAAcaagggtgtgtacactttttatatTCACTTCATGCTAATCAGCATGTCAACCCGCTGACATTGACACAAGAACCCTTGCGTTGTTAATGAAGGTGGTCCGGTAATAATGAAGGATCTTCAGTAATCCCCTCGGCACTGACCAGATGTGCTGGAGAGCAACTGAAGTGTTTGCAGGAGCAGCAGCTTGATGGCGGGCTGATGCTCCAGCGCCGCTGCGGACAGGAAGAGCGTCTTGGCCAGGTCGCTGTGCTCCAGAAGCTGAAGCCGGTAGCCGGGGGACGTAGGTTGAGGCCCTGTGCGCATCGACACACGTTAATGCAGATCCCACAACCAAAATAAGGCCAAAACACATGTCAAATGACcaggacacaacattaggtacaccagccAATAAAATCGAGAACACAaattctgctttttttattCAAGATATTAATCTTACGATATCAGACTGTGCAAGTGTTCCTAATGTTGTGTCTGTCACTGTACATTTCAATAAAACAGCACTAAAATGAAAACGACTACACTACAAatacttgattttaaatgtagatgggaaaacaaaaagatgaagatgagggacAAGATGACAAGTGGAAGAAAAAGGGAGGAAGAGAAGCTGACTTAGTAGAAATCGGTTGCGGTAATGAAGAGTCCGATACTTGGGCTTGGCGGGCCGGACCATACCGTCGAGCGGCGGTTTGCTGGGAGACGAACAATTGAAGTAAGACTTGACCGACTCCACTACTTTACGCCTCACCTCACCGTCCGACACCCCCATCAGGTAGcctgcgcgcacgcacacacacacacacacacacacacacacacacacacacacacacacacacacacgaatgtGACAGCTGGATTAGAGATAACTACTTCATCAGAAACTTTGCGGAAAAGAATTATACAAGGGTGATTAAAGTATGGTCAGGGGCCACGTGAGCATTTATATTGAAGTAATATTTGTTGCTAGAATGaatatagaataaaataaaatgtgaataattttaattaacccATTTTAGGGAGGGAAAAATCCtcaaattgattatttatttatttaagtgttggtaaaatattttatttattttaataattgcttATGTAGTTATATtgaaataataacattaaaaatgaaaaagaattattcaaattaatttaaaaaataataatatttgccaatattattacttttataaaaattatacagtatattaaatatatagtaCACATATTTAGTCTGAATAGTTACATAATTtattactttgaaaaaa
The sequence above is drawn from the Vanacampus margaritifer isolate UIUO_Vmar chromosome 17, RoL_Vmar_1.0, whole genome shotgun sequence genome and encodes:
- the cfap69 gene encoding cilia- and flagella-associated protein 69 isoform X5, translated to MLEKHIFVLKKLFKRKQQGFLLRELASISRIIKVCGEKADKQPEYCSILCEALNISRLPFLKEKVSDELNYAEDVKQFLSRMGYLMGVSDGEVRRKVVESVKSYFNCSSPSKPPLDGMVRPAKPKYRTLHYRNRFLLRPQPTSPGYRLQLLEHSDLAKTLFLSAAALEHQPAIKLLLLQTLQLLSSTSDMNCALMLSVRGAESVCLRLNEPDPSGLILFHSSEILWNLLECSNKAAVAAQLNNLECAISLKEAFNHALLNASRHVDLQIRNDLLVLATLFAENSCALLIESLFAKQLVALSTFPELKSSLVGDLKLTYNMEDLQMKKLLLNLLVVMSRDPATTPVAAPASIFKEEQVILALLTLARPPAGPSEEKSGSRDWSYVQMEELQLQALAVLATVAPLMLDHYMACYGNVALLHLLDWCARQDGYCGQGHSFHATGGRGSKKAHMRYCIRLMRAVTSLDDKTLNQDLCDQGTIQLFLGLLMQMESSPGDEDAFTVEMKSDMQVILSALCESDMHRKELFGSEGVGMTVHFLKRGAGMFYSGLGHNKLLLATLMCVRTCIVGCCPTEDFFLAQDGVLVLLDLLSSSPKCVHSVVLATLLELCDNQNTIPHILSWSDGGGRTAPSLLLRLWRREEEELGVSRNHHGGITDPKQPILAHRKVDDAELMSTLDTASAAVLEMQENLLAKIYLIFCRIGFEDLPGLSVKDRVTLSIVKRYLDFKVSEVWDEISRELSLEGVRPVTPDQETLRIARQMSQRTAEEVVAEQEEILRQHAQEANKEEELMYEEMKSHWKQRQLTAKSWSNFVSKTSNYDILKEIKEKREKHMETIRTEPTEEDVAQRHEEVFIGKLMVDTDSDGRGSVNLKVVQTPVMAAAHEEVLLAPREPRYFNTVPVKD
- the cfap69 gene encoding cilia- and flagella-associated protein 69 isoform X2, which gives rise to MDSCEVVHRKKAEVAVVRPRVPDHVEQFCPRHLDLGKVISLLEDPLTTNMLEKHIFVLKKLFKRKQQGFLLRELASISRIIKVCGEKADKQPEYCSILCEALNISRLPFLKEKVSDELNYAEDVKQFLSRMGYLMGVSDGEVRRKVVESVKSYFNCSSPSKPPLDGMVRPAKPKYRTLHYRNRFLLRPQPTSPGYRLQLLEHSDLAKTLFLSAAALEHQPAIKLLLLQTLQLLSSTSDMNCALMLSVRGAESVCLRLNEPDPSGLILFHSSEILWNLLECSNKAAVAAQLNNLECAISLKEAFNHALLNASRHVDLQIRNDLLVLATLFAENSCALLIESLFAKQLVALSTFPELKSSLVGDLKLTYNMEDLQMKKLLLNLLVVMSRDPATTPIFKEEQVILALLTLARPPAGPSEEKSGSRDWSYVQMEELQLQALAVLATVAPLMLDHYMACYGNVALLHLLDWCARQDGYCGQGHSFHATGGRGSKKAHMRYCIRLMRAVTSLDDKTLNQDLCDQGTIQLFLGLLMQMESSPGDEDAFTVEMKSDMQVILSALCESDMHRKELFGSEGVGMTVHFLKRGAGMFYSGLGHNKLLLATLMCVRTCIVGCCPTEDFFLAQDGVLVLLDLLSSSPKCVHSVVLATLLELCDNQNTIPHILSWSDGGGRTAPSLLLRLWRREEEELGVSRNHHGGITDPKQPILAHRKVDDAELMSTLDTASAAVLEMQENLLAKIYLIFCRIGFEDLPGLSVKDRVTLSIVKRYLDFKVSEVWDEISRELSLEGVRPVTPDQETLRIARQMSQRTAEEVVAEQEEILRQHAQEANKEEELMYEEMKSHWKQRQLTAKSWSNFVSKTSNYDILKEIKEKREKHMETIRTEPTEEDVAQRHEEVFIGKLMVDTDSDGRGSVNLKVVQTPVMAAAHEEVLLAPREPRYFNTVPVKD
- the cfap69 gene encoding cilia- and flagella-associated protein 69 isoform X1, whose amino-acid sequence is MDSCEVVHRKKAEVAVVRPRVPDHVEQFCPRHLDLGKVISLLEDPLTTNMLEKHIFVLKKLFKRKQQGFLLRELASISRIIKVCGEKADKQPEYCSILCEALNISRLPFLKEKVSDELNYAEDVKQFLSRMGYLMGVSDGEVRRKVVESVKSYFNCSSPSKPPLDGMVRPAKPKYRTLHYRNRFLLRPQPTSPGYRLQLLEHSDLAKTLFLSAAALEHQPAIKLLLLQTLQLLSSTSDMNCALMLSVRGAESVCLRLNEPDPSGLILFHSSEILWNLLECSNKAAVAAQLNNLECAISLKEAFNHALLNASRHVDLQIRNDLLVLATLFAENSCALLIESLFAKQLVALSTFPELKSSLVGDLKLTYNMEDLQMKKLLLNLLVVMSRDPATTPVAAPASIFKEEQVILALLTLARPPAGPSEEKSGSRDWSYVQMEELQLQALAVLATVAPLMLDHYMACYGNVALLHLLDWCARQDGYCGQGHSFHATGGRGSKKAHMRYCIRLMRAVTSLDDKTLNQDLCDQGTIQLFLGLLMQMESSPGDEDAFTVEMKSDMQVILSALCESDMHRKELFGSEGVGMTVHFLKRGAGMFYSGLGHNKLLLATLMCVRTCIVGCCPTEDFFLAQDGVLVLLDLLSSSPKCVHSVVLATLLELCDNQNTIPHILSWSDGGGRTAPSLLLRLWRREEEELGVSRNHHGGITDPKQPILAHRKVDDAELMSTLDTASAAVLEMQENLLAKIYLIFCRIGFEDLPGLSVKDRVTLSIVKRYLDFKVSEVWDEISRELSLEGVRPVTPDQETLRIARQMSQRTAEEVVAEQEEILRQHAQEANKEEELMYEEMKSHWKQRQLTAKSWSNFVSKTSNYDILKEIKEKREKHMETIRTEPTEEDVAQRHEEVFIGKLMVDTDSDGRGSVNLKVVQTPVMAAAHEEVLLAPREPRYFNTVPVKD
- the cfap69 gene encoding cilia- and flagella-associated protein 69 isoform X4; the encoded protein is MDSCEVVHRKKAEVAVVRPRVPDHVEQFCPRHLDLGKVISLLEDPLTTNMLEKHIFVLKKLFKRKQQGFLLRELASISRIIKVCGEKADKQPEYCSILCEALNISRLPFLKEKVSDELNYAEDVKQFLSRMGYLMGVSDGEVRRKVVESVKSYFNCSSPSKPPLDGPQPTSPGYRLQLLEHSDLAKTLFLSAAALEHQPAIKLLLLQTLQLLSSTSDMNCALMLSVRGAESVCLRLNEPDPSGLILFHSSEILWNLLECSNKAAVAAQLNNLECAISLKEAFNHALLNASRHVDLQIRNDLLVLATLFAENSCALLIESLFAKQLVALSTFPELKSSLVGDLKLTYNMEDLQMKKLLLNLLVVMSRDPATTPIFKEEQVILALLTLARPPAGPSEEKSGSRDWSYVQMEELQLQALAVLATVAPLMLDHYMACYGNVALLHLLDWCARQDGYCGQGHSFHATGGRGSKKAHMRYCIRLMRAVTSLDDKTLNQDLCDQGTIQLFLGLLMQMESSPGDEDAFTVEMKSDMQVILSALCESDMHRKELFGSEGVGMTVHFLKRGAGMFYSGLGHNKLLLATLMCVRTCIVGCCPTEDFFLAQDGVLVLLDLLSSSPKCVHSVVLATLLELCDNQNTIPHILSWSDGGGRTAPSLLLRLWRREEEELGVSRNHHGGITDPKQPILAHRKVDDAELMSTLDTASAAVLEMQENLLAKIYLIFCRIGFEDLPGLSVKDRVTLSIVKRYLDFKVSEVWDEISRELSLEGVRPVTPDQETLRIARQMSQRTAEEVVAEQEEILRQHAQEANKEEELMYEEMKSHWKQRQLTAKSWSNFVSKTSNYDILKEIKEKREKHMETIRTEPTEEDVAQRHEEVFIGKLMVDTDSDGRGSVNLKVVQTPVMAAAHEEVLLAPREPRYFNTVPVKD
- the cfap69 gene encoding cilia- and flagella-associated protein 69 isoform X3 produces the protein MDSCEVVHRKKAEVAVVRPRVPDHVEQFCPRHLDLGKVISLLEDPLTTNMLEKHIFVLKKLFKRKQQGFLLRELASISRIIKVCGEKADKQPEYCSILCEALNISRLPFLKEKVSDELNYAEDVKQFLSRMGYLMGVSDGEVRRKVVESVKSYFNCSSPSKPPLDGPQPTSPGYRLQLLEHSDLAKTLFLSAAALEHQPAIKLLLLQTLQLLSSTSDMNCALMLSVRGAESVCLRLNEPDPSGLILFHSSEILWNLLECSNKAAVAAQLNNLECAISLKEAFNHALLNASRHVDLQIRNDLLVLATLFAENSCALLIESLFAKQLVALSTFPELKSSLVGDLKLTYNMEDLQMKKLLLNLLVVMSRDPATTPVAAPASIFKEEQVILALLTLARPPAGPSEEKSGSRDWSYVQMEELQLQALAVLATVAPLMLDHYMACYGNVALLHLLDWCARQDGYCGQGHSFHATGGRGSKKAHMRYCIRLMRAVTSLDDKTLNQDLCDQGTIQLFLGLLMQMESSPGDEDAFTVEMKSDMQVILSALCESDMHRKELFGSEGVGMTVHFLKRGAGMFYSGLGHNKLLLATLMCVRTCIVGCCPTEDFFLAQDGVLVLLDLLSSSPKCVHSVVLATLLELCDNQNTIPHILSWSDGGGRTAPSLLLRLWRREEEELGVSRNHHGGITDPKQPILAHRKVDDAELMSTLDTASAAVLEMQENLLAKIYLIFCRIGFEDLPGLSVKDRVTLSIVKRYLDFKVSEVWDEISRELSLEGVRPVTPDQETLRIARQMSQRTAEEVVAEQEEILRQHAQEANKEEELMYEEMKSHWKQRQLTAKSWSNFVSKTSNYDILKEIKEKREKHMETIRTEPTEEDVAQRHEEVFIGKLMVDTDSDGRGSVNLKVVQTPVMAAAHEEVLLAPREPRYFNTVPVKD